AGAAGCAATAGTAGCAGGAAAGAGGCTCCTCCAGCCGCAGCCCCAATGATACTTCCAGTGCTCCATAACTTGTTTGATACCGAGGGTTTTCCTGCTTGAAAAAGGGGTAGGGAGGGAGAGGGATGGGTGAtcagaagaaagaaagatcaaTGTAGACAAATATCTCTCACTTGTGCATGAAATGTGAAATTACCATCGAAGTATGGGTATGCAGCACCCTTAAAATGTGAAGGTCCAAAGATATCTGGATTTTCAATAGTCTGAAGGTTTAGCACAGATCCAATTTCAGAAATTGTAGTTGTGTTAAAATGATTTTGGCCCGAAGGAAACACAGATACGTTCGATTCAAGATTCCCCAACGAATCATTTGTTGGACAATTTACATAAACTGAATCCACAGGAAGCCTTGAGTTCTTAAAGGAAAGCATCAGAGACTCTTCTACCAGACGTGGATAATAAGTTGCGTTTCTTGACTCTAAAAATGGAGGTCTGAAGAACAGTACTCCTGTGTACGGATAAGAGAATTTGCTGTTGGGActggaaatctgatctgaaatGCAGGGGAGGAGAAACGAAGAAATGGCTTGATGAACTGTGCAGTAATGTTCTGTTGCTTCTGTACGCCCACAAACTGGGTTACCCACAAGTCTGCAAAATTTAACACATAAAACACTCTTACGCAGGCAAGTAGCATAGCACATCTCCTCAGGATTTAACTTTTCACACTACTAACATGACAAGGTTTCAGTCAGATCTTAAGACTTTTGAATGATCTGTGTAATTTTACAATATCTGAGAGGGACTGTTATAATTCATCCcacaataagaagaagaagaatgccTCTTACATTACATCCACGTTATTCCTTTGTTCTGGTGTTTCTGAATAGAATGAAATGAGATTGTTTCGCATATCAATGGCTTCCAGCTGGCTGCTAGAGCTTCTTGCAATATCCAATGTGCCATTGAGCTGGTTGTTCCTTAGAATCCTGTAACCATTTGTGAATTTAGATATCCATCAGTTTCCATGAGATGAAAGAATCTATCAATATCCATGAAGTTGATTGCTATGGTACTAAAGAAACAAGTGGAAGGATACTCACAAAGTCTGTAAACTAGGAAGATCGAAGAGGGTAGGAGGAATCTGACCTTCAAGTCCAGTGTTTTCCATCATTCTGTTATTCACAGGAAGGGAAGAAGGCTTCACTATGTTGACAGcgtgaaaaatcataaattgtaAACTTTTATACACAGGAATGCATAGTCAATAAGAGGTTCCATGGACAAAAATGTCTCTGTCAAAAAACCAATGACTGCTTCATATAACACTTGTAAACATGGAGACAATTATAATCTAGCATGTAAAGATGATGCCTGACTGAGATACCTAACAACATTAATAGACTGGAAATCTTACAAGTAGCTGAGATAAGCCATGCCAGTGAGATTAGGAACAGGCCCAGTAAATTTATTGTTGGACAAAATCCTGAAATTTATCAGCAAAAACACTCTTAACAGAGTGAGAATTCGCACAAAAGACTTAACAAACAAGCCAAACCATTGTGATATCTTTACTGGCAATGTCGTTTTCTGTATACTTACAACGTCTTCACAGTGGTAAGATTGTTGAGGTTTGGAGGGACAGGTCCAGTTAATGAATTCCCTTCAAAACGTCTGCAACAAAGATAAGGCATTCAATACAAACTAGATCAGTGTAGATTAATCACTTCAGTTTGCCATGTAGATGCTTACACAGCCTCCAAAGTGTGCACAAGTCCAAGGGTAGAAGGAATGCTTCCCGTGAGATTATTGTCATGCAAAATCCTGCACAAAAGTAAAGTATATGATGTATATAGAATTGTAAACCTTTTAAAGAggcaaattaaattaaaaagaaatattcttttcttttaaattaaattaaaatcccACTTCCTATTTTCTCCCCTATTCCATTGGTGAAGTAGTTTGACTTCAACATCCAAAGCATATACAAACTTACACATGAATGAGAGTCATGTCTGATCTGAAAAGTTCTTTCGGGATTGTGCCTGAGAGCTGATTCCCTCCTAGATGACTGAATAATTTTCAGACCAGCATAAACAGATGTCAATAAAGCCGAAGCAAGAGAGAACACTAATCAGCTGGACAGCACAAAGATATTTGACATACAAGTGTAGTGCATTAACTAGCATATCAAGACCAGATGTATTTCCACTGGAGACAGGGATGGCTCCATCGAGCAGATTATTGAATAGATCCAGCACAATGAGTTTTGAAAGGTTTCCAAGTGAATGTGGAATTGATCCAGTGAATCTATTAGAATTCAGGTCTCTGCGGGAAATAGCAATAGAGAGTTTCAGAAAACAGTAAAGGTTGCCAATAGAGCACATGTTTAGTCCACAAGGAAACAGTAAAACACTTACAGAAACTCCAGCAGCTGAAGAGACCCTATCAACTCAGGGATAGGACCAGAGAAACTACAACCAGCCAACTTTCTAGAATGGAAGAAATGAAAATTCTGTCAGTTAATTAGAGGATTGGTTTCAGTTAATACTAACATCATATTATTCCCTTACAAGTTTTTTAGCTTCTTCAAATTCACAATTGATGGTGGAAGGGTACCGTTCAACCCCGTGTTGTCCGATAGATCCCTATAACCAGACACTGTTAATGAGCAAGGAATCCTTGGAATGGAAAACAATCACTATGTTCATATATCAAGAAAAAGGATGAAAGAAGTTCTGGGAATGAGGCCTTTTTCTCAATATGTGCCTCATGCCTTGAGATCCGGACGCTAGAGCAGCCCAGTCTAGACATCTGGAAAGCCAAAGAGTATCGTAGCACTACATCTTAATTTGAGGCTATGACTACTTGTAAGTTGGATCATTTATTATGTGAAGTGAAAACTCAATACTTACAGAACCTCCAATTCTGATAAGGAGGAGATGTCTCCAGACAGCTCACCCGTCAATCCCACAGCTGCCAACGTTCTGCAGTTGAAAATAGTCAGCTAATCTCGAAACTTGGAGAGGGAAGAAGGTGCGagtcttaattaaaatttgaagctGAACAACTGCCTATAACTTACATCGAAGTCACACGTGAATTGTGACATGAAATGCCTTCCCATTTGCCTCCACAGGGATCTGCACCCACCCAATTACGTGGTGTGTTTTCCCAGGCATCCTTGAGAATACTCATTACTGTAACTGCATCAGGAATGGGacagaacaataaaaaatttccatGATTCAATCACCATCAGAGTTTTCTAGTTACATGGAGTATGGAGGATCCATTAAAGCTAGCAAAGATCTCTACTAAATCTAATCTAGCCTCGAACTTTAATGAGTGATTTTTGGCCCAAGTGCAGGCAATTCAGAATATTCATTCTGCACTTCATCTGTTAAGTTAAGAAGACCCTTAAGCACTTGATTCTGATTAGCATAAAAAGCTACATCCTACACGAGACATGGCTCATAAACTCTTTGCAGTAAATGGGGAATGTTAATTTATTGAACTTACAATCATCACCATAGGTCTCTGTATAAATCTGAAAGGAAGCAACCAGCAAAAACGTGAGAACTTTGGGACACATTTCTCAACAAAATTGCAAAGCTCTTTGTTATGAATGTTGCTAACTCCAAAACCCTTTAATAGCAGAAATGATATCTAGAAgtacactacaagatttaacagttttaccgacggaatttttccgttgGTGTAAgacatattctgtcggtaattaatttaccgacaaaatcaccgacggaaatgccCCGTCGGTGAagctttcatcggtaattttttgtccgtcggtaaatccgttggaaataaaaaaataaaattacccgcgtcatttcgtcggtatatccctcggtaataatatttttttattaccaacggatttaccaacggaaattccatcggtaattccgtcggtaattatttaaaaacatttttaaaaaattcattttaaaaaattataaaataattaaattaacataaatcaatactgtataatatatactcaaaatgcttgaaaacaaaatacgaaaatcaactcaaacaaatttgcaacaaataaataaaacgaaaaaataaattcaactaaaaaaattcatatgaaaaaaatgaagttgcaattgctaaaaatttaaaactcctataaataaatcaactaaaaattaatctcatatgaaaaaacaaatctcacaacaacatttatacaattattaagaacaaaaacaatttaaaataaaataaaaaacaaatatagtgaaaaacaatcatgaaaaaagaagaaaaatcttaccttaatgtagttgcaagtgaagctaaggagagaaattttttttcgtaaagcatattaattaaaaaaaactaagaggataaaagaagaaagaagaagaagacatatatacccgagcatggaggaaaagagaaggagatgaggagagaaaagaagagaaagaaatagatattgatgttttttacatatagtgaagaagaagaagaagaagaagtagaagtagaagaatgagaagaagaagaagtagaagaagaagaagaagaagaagtagaagaagaagtatctcttgtgaaataacgggattcaggttttttattggggcgcgttagcgacggatttaccgacggataattgaatattaatatttttttaattattccgtcggtaattccatcggtaatatttaatttaaattttcaatttcgtaaaaagttttcagaaaccgccaacaattaccgatgatttttcagtccgtcggtgatttcgtctgtaatatttaaatgaaaattttaaatcaattgaattttttcagaaaaccgccaaataacaccaacgacttttcaatccgttggtgattttgtccgtaaagaacaacaattaacagtgcaattggaaagtgaacagttctggagctctcaggaaaataccgacggattttgtccgtcggtgattccctttgtaattgacatgatgaatagTGTAAACAAGTTTACCAATgaatttactgacggaatttaccgacggaataaattccgtcggtaattccgttggtaaatcctgacacgtcatcatttttttttctttgttttaatttttttgtcccaccgtaattccctcggtatatactgagggaatatttccgtcggtaaaatccctcggaaatttaccgatggaaatattccctcggtatttccgtttgtatttatcggttttctggtagtggtaTAACTCTTAATATGATAAAACATGGAAAGAAGATCTTTACATATCCCCATCGTTTACTTATCTCAAGATTTATCGTGAAAGGACATGAATGGGACAATTATGTTCGTATGAATCACATACTAAATACAAAGACAATTGACCTCCCATCTCTAGTCATTTTTGTTGGGACATTCAAGCAATCAAACACACATAAATTTACGTGGTTTGGCAACTTGCCTATGTAGGGGATtccggctcccccatgcgcggaccgggggtatactgatagttgctcaacggagggtaaagcacactgacacaatatttaacgtggttcggcaaaaccgcctacatccacgggagagagtcattgtattagagatagagaaagggttACAATAAATACATGTAGAGGAGGAGGATTACATCCACTCTACTCAACTCATCAACTCTCATTGCTGctcttgcagctgctgcaatggcagcaaggctgctgccattgcagctctctttctctccactctcttgcatactcacgttctctctctcatttttctctcaaatataAGCCTCCtttataggcatttcatggTCAACATGGAGGGGCCAGTAATGCCTTAAAGTGTGCCACTAATTATGGCATGAATGGAGCTACCACTAACttggtggtggggtattgccactaaatggtaatatcctaacaatcaccccctttgccatttatgTAGGCAATTGTcatcttgcttcttcagcacaagcttgcattctgcagctcttccaagcttccattctgagagcgtcttcaacacaacattccccttcgagcgtatcaatcatgctcggtccggaatgatttttcaagccttacaccaaggcttacaacaccccctcaaacgaatATTTCCAAGTGtgacagtcattgagtatttcaatgtgatcacaagctcaccactcttccaagagtctactcatccaggagttgcgtctgccctttgttccaccctaggaaccacgccttacttctctgtgagtctctcgctcttagtcataagagtccaggtagctctccacctttcaccatgggggcagcccattaaaggttgatccatatttgtcttcatactctgagtattacaatgccattaccgagctcaccaccttgataagagtcaactcgttctcggaacctgcgcatgcccttctgcttcttcatagcagccgcgtcttaatgctccacaagtcacccacttattgtccaaggcaaatgtcttctagctcattgatctttagcatgggggcaatatccatgaaagtcaatcctgcatttgtcttcatactcatcatagccacttcattggctatacacctgtccactcatatctagccattacattggctctggggcgttctgaactgggctcatatcatggcccacacaccttctcctcaggtgtctccgctcgtcgtCATGCGGCGGTCTGAAATAGGGCTCCTATcgcggccctcacaccttctctaaagTGTCTTCACCCGTTGTCATGGGGTGGTCTGATCTTGGGCTTATATCaaggccctcacaccttctctaaggtgtcttcgcccgttgtcatggggcggtcgcatcctccttcagctgagatgctttaaagtggctccaaaattctctaccaccatgtgcactatgggagagattactgccactgactacatagaaagagaaagttgcgatagactcctcgcaatcctccacctcaatttctatgtttggagcttctgtgcctttctgcttaacagctccacctacaccaactctctttggtgtcttcgcctttcatcataggcggttgccttttatcacaggcgtttgcaccccttcaattaggtgcctctgcaacagctctctttccatccttgcatgcattggaaaggtcttcgcctattgtcttcatcaagagcataagagacttcctgttgtacaaactttaacagtctctgctctgagcttcatctgggaacacttcttctccttgcacctgttgtctcattacagcaCCTCATTGGATCCTAtgggtactcctgcacaatctccgtgtgccctcgtgcaatttctgttctccagatttctccctattccttgcttatgtttgacagcagttcatcctgtcacaacacctgtccaagtcaaaatagggtgccaatctttatcccttgCCGTATTTCTCtaccattatcagggtcttcatcaattctcccctcgagaaatcacagtcaccgaatctaacttctttggagaaatcaccacttcatcagatccttgatcatacggaacccaattgttcccttgtgccgtcgtcctgctagtcttcaaccgtttcattacaaactgctatatatacgaaaatagtaccgtatggataatccttccactaagcaagttcccaggaaagattggaggggtcacactggtcccgcttaaaacccaatctcctagacagaacttctcaggccatatctatccatcgtactgtctttccgtatatacaaccatttgctagctttgttgcggctttcctttacaagtgatctgaaatatactggtttaattcatgatttctcaacatctggcgagactaccaattcttagattcgtcaagattggtcttcgtcaatttccactcttcacctcaaattatccacatgatcgggtgtctagagtgtcccaattttgccttccctcaaggcagttaaatttctccccacttagcagttcagcacatgtaattgggtaaacatgtgcaccttcttcttcttctcttcaacgaccaccatgatgaccttcagatgcctcctgatcgggcaatctcatttgttaattcaccaccgccATTTTCGGTCTCAAATttcaacgatcggaccgtaccatcttgatgtatgctatggtctggcctactccacggagctactagTTTGTATTAATCACTCAAAGAAACACTACAAACaaagaggaggagaaaactCTTCTCTACTCAACTCTACACACTCAAGCTCTCCACTGCTCTCTCTcgtttctctctgtgttttcactctTCTCTGCCACCATTACACAGCTCTTCaatgagcatatatatatatatatatacaaatggGAGTGAAGGGGCATAAATCAAGCCATGATTTATGCCATCGATTATGTCCTCCACCATGTGTCAAgtgggagattaggtattcccacttgcatatggtgagacattgtttgtctccattTTCTAACAATTTTCAAGTTTATAGTCAATATGAAACTCTAAGACTCCTAAAAATACAAGTAGAGAAACAATTTATGAGTTTCATTCTAGATACCGTAGGTGACAAGATTTAGTTGTGAGAGTGATAGAAGAACCCACCAAATGGTCATGATTGTCTGCTAAAGTCATTATTGAAGCGATGATCAATACAAAAAGTTATCAAGTGTTAATGAGATGTGTAGATGATTTTACTAAGTCTACTAATTAGACAAGTACTAGAAAGAAATGCATTTGACAGTTGGAGTTTGGCTCATTTAATGATTCAATTGCTCatctaaatggaaaaaaaaaaaaaaaattgatgtaaagGAATTTACCACACTGGACCATGAGCCTGCTAAACTTTAAAACTAAATGCTTGCATGAGTCCCGGGCTGATTTGCTTGACCAATCAGCACTTTAACCTGATTTGTGAGAGGAATATATCAAGATCGACGGAGAACGCGTTGCAAATATTCTACAATACCAGCTGTTCCTTAGAAAACCAGGTCTagaagttattatttttctagttaatattaaattttaattatttgttttatttagctTTGGATTCTTTGGTTCAGTCAGTTTTAAACAACTACTTGAATAATtgttgtgttaatttttttttgttagattatTATTACAAACTTTCCAAAAATATTAGAGCTTTCATCTATTTCTCTACAATTTAAAGTCTGCAACCTTAGGGTTTGAAAATCTTAATCTTTATCTATGCAATatgatttgtcaacctcaaccCTAATGCAACAATAATATTGGGAAAGAAGTATTAAAAATGCCAATTTGATTATTACTTTATGACTTGCTGCTGCCATTGTTATTAACAAGCAGTTGGTTGCTACAGAGACAAAAACTCGTTTATCTGACAACAGTAGAAAATGATTCATGAAGACATCAGAATTTCTTCCAAACGAATCATTCCTTGTAATTGCAAACACATGGATGGGTCCCCTCCTCTCTATGAATGCTTACAACAAATCATTCTCTTAGACTTGACAGCGCCTGACCTAATCTTGATCCGTGGGGAAGACGGCACTGCAGTTTCTCAGATGATGCCAACAATAAGGACAGTACACAAGAAAGGTAAACCCAAGAAACCAGAGATTTAACTGCACTCCTCATTAACAGTATCATAAAAGGCAAAAAGGtcgtgaagaaaatgaaaatagcgAGCTCAGTATGCTACAAAGTGCAAACAACACAAGAAAATGGCAACTCGTACTCTCAGGTAAGAAGTATCACTGAAACATTTGCCAAGCCAAGCTCATACCAAGGATTCTGAGCTCACTCATATATAGTGGCTCTACCTTTGAAACTGGGAAGTCCCCTCTGTAATCAAAGGCATCCCTTGCTTGCATCGTCATAGTTGTTTGCTAGTCATTTAAATTGACAGAAATAAATTTTGGTCAGTCAAGAGATTAGAGCCAAAGAAAACTCAACAAAATATTTGAACTCACTCGTGGAAAGAATGCTTGCACCAGTCCCGCGCTGATTTGCTTGACCAATCAGAATTTTTACTTGATTTGTTAGTCAGAGGAATATATCTTAGATAGATTAATGGGAAAGTGTTGGAAATATGTTTATAGAACAAATTTTAATTCTGTTTGTATTCTTAGATTTTCCAGTAGTAAAATCATGCATTAGCTAAACGATCCATGAACCTGTcagcataaagaaaaatatcgaataccttttgtttatatatatatatatatatatatcaactctTATGTAGCTAAATTAAGAATTCGGAAAGTACTTTTgaattcgataaaaaaaaaaactacccaaCCTCTTAAAGAGGAGAGAAGAAGCAGATTAATGGGATAACTTCACACACATTTTTCATTTACATTGTGCATGTATAAATACAAGATTGAAGAGCTTATTAAGCCTGAAGTTTTGCTATTCTGTAACTAACTGCAAGTTGTCCATAATTCAAACattcaaactaaacataaagATTTGATTCCGGTGGATGAGGATTTTGTGGAGGAACTGATGTTGTTGGATGAGTGATTTGTGGAAGAGTGATGACTTTCCTAATATGCCCCCGCAAGATGGAGGTACCATCAGTAACTCCAATCTTGGATTTTAAGGTTTGAAACCGGTGGCGTGGAAGAGCCTTCATAAGCAAGTCTGCAAGCTGATCCAAAGTGTGAACATGACTGACAGTAATGCGACCTTTCTGGACAAGATCACGAACAAAGAGAAGGTCGATTTCGATGTGTTTCATATGAGTGTGTTGCACTGGATTTAAGCTGAAATGAGTTGCACCAATgttatcacaaaaaaattagggaGGATTTGGAAGATGTAAGCCAAGTTCTTTGATTAAGGAGTGAAGCCAAACTATTTCAGAGGTGGCAGTAGCTACTGCATGAAATTCAGCTTATGTAGAAGAACGCGATACAGCTCTTTGTTTGCGTGCAGACCAAGAAATGGGATTGGAGCCTGGAAAGGTGATAAATGCGGTGATGGAGACTCTAGTATCAGTGTTGGCAGCCCAGTCCCCATCAACAAAGGTTCATAGGTTTAAGGGGCTGGTCTGTTGAATAAGAATCCCATGAAACATTGTTTGCTTGAGATACCTGAGAATTCGTTTGGCTGCAGTCCAGTGACACGCTGTTGGTTTGTGCATGAACTGGGAAAGTCGATTTACTGGAAATGCAATGTCAGGTCTAGTCAGACCAAGATATTGCAGTGCCCCAATAACTCTGCGATATTCAGTGCTGTCTGTAGGAGTTGAACCATCCATTAAAATCAGTGGTGTGCTGGTTGACAGTGGAGTGTGAATGTCTTTGGCCATATCCATGGAAGTTTTAGAGAGTAAATCTCATATGTATTTGTGTTGTGAAAGAAAAAGGCCTTTGGTTGTAGGAATAACTTcaatgccaagaaaaaaaaatggaggtcTCCCATGTCTTTGACAGAGAAGGTGTGACAAAGTTTGTTGATGATAGCAGCTACAAATGTGGAGACGTTTCCTGTGATAATGatgtcatcaacatacacaAGACAATAGCAGAGAACACTGTTAGAGGCATAGATGAATAAAAACGTGTCCGTAGCTGAGTGAACAAAACCAAATTGCAGAAAAGCATCCCGGAGAGCTTTGTACCACTGGCGAGGTGCCTGTTTCAGGCCATAAATACTTTTCTTCAGTTTACAAACATAGTTAGGCTTGGAAGTATCTCTGAAGCCCGGAGGTTGATGCATAAACACTGTTTCTTCAAGATTGCCATGAAGAAAAGCATTATTTATGTCAAGCTGCCTAAGGGGCCAACCATTCATGACAGCAATGGAGAGGATTAAGCGAATTGTAGCTGGTTTGACAACTGGACTGAATGTCTGGGAATAATCAATACCTAGTCTTTGATGGAAGCCTTTGGCGACTAGACGAGCTTTGTATCTGCTGATGGTTCCATcaggattttgttttgttcgAAAAACAAATTTGCAGCCTATAAGATTTTGACTTGCTGCAGGAGGAACAAGTTCCTAAGTGGCATGATTAAGTAATGCAGTGATTTCTTCGGACATGGCATTGCGCCAATGTGGATTTTTAAGTGCTTGACTAACACATGTTGGCTCAGGGGATTCAGGTAATGGATGTGTTGTGGT
The DNA window shown above is from Populus trichocarpa isolate Nisqually-1 chromosome 4, P.trichocarpa_v4.1, whole genome shotgun sequence and carries:
- the LOC18098389 gene encoding leucine-rich repeat receptor protein kinase HPCA1, yielding MIRLEEILTFLLVASFQIYTETYGDDFTVMSILKDAWENTPRNWVGADPCGGKWEGISCHNSRVTSITLAAVGLTGELSGDISSLSELEVLDLSDNTGLNGTLPPSIVNLKKLKNLKLAGCSFSGPIPELIGSLQLLEFLDLNSNRFTGSIPHSLGNLSKLIVLDLFNNLLDGAIPVSSGNTSGLDMLVNALHFHLGGNQLSGTIPKELFRSDMTLIHVILHDNNLTGSIPSTLGLVHTLEAVRFEGNSLTGPVPPNLNNLTTVKTLILSNNKFTGPVPNLTGMAYLSYLMMENTGLEGQIPPTLFDLPSLQTLILRNNQLNGTLDIARSSSSQLEAIDMRNNLISFYSETPEQRNNVDVILVGNPVCGRTEATEHYCTVHQAISSFLLPCISDQISSPNSKFSYPYTGVLFFRPPFLESRNATYYPRLVEESLMLSFKNSRLPVDSVYVNCPTNDSLGNLESNVSVFPSGQNHFNTTTISEIGSVLNLQTIENPDIFGPSHFKGAAYPYFDGKPSVSNKLWSTGSIIGAAAGGASFLLLLLLAGVYAYRLKKRGERASKHKNHFGYLDLKNTDRVPQLKGARCFSFDEITKSTNNFSEANHIGSGGYGMVYRGMLPTGQLIAIKRCRQGSVQGGLEFNSEIEVLTRVHHKNVVNLVGFCFERGEQMLIYEFVRNGSLRDSLSGLSGIWLDWRRRLKVALGAARGLAYLHELVKPRIIHRDVKSANILLDESLNAKVADFGLSKPMDNSELILATTQVKGTRGYIDPEYQETLLLTEKSDVYGFGVVLLELVSGRKPLERGKYLVAEVSSSLDRKKDLYNLHELLDPSIGLDTKPKGLDKILDLAMKCVQEKGSDRPTMGEVVKEIENILHLAGLNPNAEAESTSASFEEASQDEFPPSLKEEELSLS